One genomic region from Gopherus flavomarginatus isolate rGopFla2 chromosome 20, rGopFla2.mat.asm, whole genome shotgun sequence encodes:
- the HAPLN2 gene encoding hyaluronan and proteoglycan link protein 2, which produces MHQLLLLASLCLSSLPTALTIYQKATGGPAPTPRLQYLLEPLYEVVHAQRGATVTLPCVLRARPPHYKVKWSKVEPAELLENIILVTNGAQHKTYGQLGGRVRLRRGHRNDASLTIAGVALEDEGRYRCQLVNGLEDESLSLTLTLDGVVFPYQTSQGRYRFNYFEAKKACEEQDARLATYQQLYRAWTEGLDWCNAGWILDGTVHYPIINLREPCGGRLLLPGIRTYGAKDKQTDRFDAFCFTSAVRGQVYFIQGHLSFKEAGQACRNQGATIAKVGQLYSAWKFSQLDRCDGGWLADGSVRYPITTPRTHCGGLPDPGIRSFGFPNKEQRTYGTYCFTVK; this is translated from the exons atgcaccagctgctgctgctggcttcacTCTGCCTCTCTTCTCTGCCAACTGCTTTAACTATTTACCAGAAGGCAACTGGGGGTCCAG cccccaccccacgtCTGCAGTACCTGCTGGAGCCCCTCTATGAGGTGGTGCACGCCCAGCGCGGTGCCACAGTCACCCTGCCCTGCGTTCTGCGGGCGCGGCCCCCCCACTACAAGGTGAAATGGAGCAAGGTGGAGCCGGCCGAGCTGCTGGAGAACATCATCCTGGTCACCAACGGGGCCCAGCACAAGACCTACGGGCAGCTGGGCGGGCGGGTCCGGCTAAGGCGCGGCCACCGCAACGACGCCTCCCTCACCATCGCCGGGGTAGCGCTGGAGGACGAGGGGCGCTACCGCTGCCAGCTGGTCAACGGGCTGGAGGACGAGAGCCTGTCGCTGACACTGACGCTGGACG GTGTCGTCTTCCCCTACCAGACCAGCCAGGGGCGCTACAGATTCAACTACTTTGAGGCTAAGAAGGCCTGTGAGGAGCAGGACGCCAGGCTCGCCACTTACCAGCAGCTCTACAGAG CGTGGACCGAAGGGCTGGACTGGTGTAACGCAGGCTGGATTCTCGACGGGACTGTCCACTATCCTATTATTAACCTCCGAGAGCCCTGCGGGGGGCGGCTTCTCCTTCCCGGAATTCGGACCTATGGGGCCAAGGACAAGCAGACGGATCGGTTTGACGCATTCTGCTTCACCTCTGCTGTGAGGG gccAGGTCTATTTCATCCAGGGCCACCTGAGCTtcaaagaggcagggcaggcttGCCGCAACCAAGGGGCCACCATCGCCAAGGTCGGGCAGCTCTACTCCGCCTGGAAGTTCTCCCAGCTGGACCGTTGCGACGGGGGCTGGCTGGCAGACGGCAGCGTCCGCTACCCCATTACCACCCCTCGCACCCACTGCGGAGGCCTTCCGGACCCCGGCATCCGGAGCTTCGGCTTCCCCAACAAGGAGCAGAGGACGTATGGGACCTACTGCTTCACGGTGAAATAG